The sequence GTCTGAAGTTCGGCATGAGCGAGACAGAAAAGACGGTGGATACCTGCATCATCGTGCTGGAGATAACGCTGGATAACGAGACAGCCGTGGTAGGGGCTCTGGCCGATTCGGTTCAGGAAGTGCTGGAGCTGGAGCCGGAGAACATCGAACCAGCGCCGCGGATCGGGACCAAGCTGAACACGGACTTCCTGGTAGGGATGGGGAAGCAGAACGAAACCTTCATCATGATTCTGAACATCGACAAGGTATTCACCCTGGACGAGCTGAGTGCCGTTCAGGAGGGGGTTGCTGCCTGAATTGGTTATAAACCATCAGACCATATTCTCTTTTCGGGGGACCATTATGTTGAGTAACTGGTGGAAAAATCTGCGTATCGGAAAAAAGATTTTTGGTGGGTTTGGCGTGCAGTTGTTAATTTTGGCGCTGGTCGGAACTGTAGGAATTGCCAGCATATATAAACAGCTTGCGAATTTCGGCAGCATGAATACCGTGAATCAATTGATTGTGGAACTGTCGCAGAAAGAAACGGATCATTTGGCGTGGGCGAACGCCGTCAGTGCATCGTTGATATCGGGCAAGGCTGAAAGTCTCAAGGTGCAAACCGATCCGCATAAATGTGCTTTCGGCGAATGGTACTACGGTGCTGGACGACAGAACGCCGAACTCTCATTACCATCCATCAAACAAGCGCTAACGGATATTGAGGAGCCTCACCGAAAGCTGCATGAGTCGGCAGTAGCAATCAAAGGACTGCTTGAACGAGGGGCAGTAGCCCAGGCTGCAGCACTCTACCACAGTGAAACCATGCCAAATCTGAAGCTGATCAGCGAAAAGCTGGGGAGTGTCAAGAAAGACCTGACGGATTTCAATGCAGCTACCAGGAGCAAGACAGAAAAACAGGGACGACAAGCCGCTCTTCTGATTGTAGCCATAAGTATCGCAGCACTCCTGGTCGGCGTGATCGCTATGCTGGCAACGACCCGGAGCATAGCCAAGCCGGTCAATGCATGCATAGTGGCAGCAAACAAGATTGCGAGCGGTGATACCTCTGTCGAACTGGATGTCAGCGCACAGGACGAAACCGGAATGCTGCAACAGGCGATGACCGGGATGGTGACGGCAATCAACGGGCTGGTGAATGATACCAATATGCTTTCACTGGCAGCGATGGAGGGGAAACTGTTCACCCGTGCCGATGCTTCCCGCCATCAAGGTGGTTTCCGCAGCATCGTCGAAGGGGTCAATGGAACCATCGACCGGTTGGTTGGCCTTCTTGATGTGATGCCGGCACCGGCCATGATTATCGACAGGGATTTTACAGTACAATTCATGAATAAGCTCGGTGCGGAAGCTGGCGGGAAAATCCAGCAGCAGGTTGTCGGGACCAAGTGTTATGATCACTTCAAGACATCTGACTGCAAGACGAACAAATGTGCATGCCAGCAGGCATTATTGACTTCTCAGCCAGCTTCCGGGGAAACTGATGCACATCCCGCTCCTGGGGTGAATCTCGATATTGCCTACTCGGGAGTTCCACTCAAGGACCAGCAGGGTAATGTCATTGGCGCTTTTGAAGTGGTGACTGACCTGACCGCGATCAGGAAGGCGTCGCGAGTCGCGGATAAACAGGCCAGGTTCCAGACCGAGGAAGTCAATAAGCTTCTTAACAACCTGGAACTGCTTGCAAGTGGTGATCTCAATATCCATACCGGTGTTGCGGCTGAAGATGATGACACGCGGGAGATTGCGCGGAATTTTACAAAGATCAATAATGCAATGGGGCAGAACGTATCGGCTCTCAGACAGATAACCGAAGCAGCCAAAGAGGTCTCGCAAGGGAACCTGCAGGTTGAACTGAAGATGCGTTCTGACCAAGACGAGCTGATGCATGCCCTGTTCGACATGGTTGCAAAACTGGTAGAAGTGGTGACCAATGTAAAGGCTGCATCCGACAACGTGGCGAGTGGTTCTCAAATGTTGTCATCAACATCCGAGGAGATGTCTCAGGGGGCTTCCGAACAGGCAGCTGCAGCCGAAGAGGCGTCCTCAAGCATGGAACAGATGTCGTCCAACATCAGGCAGAATGCTGACAATGCACTGCAAACCGAGAAGATTGCCGTCAAGTCTGCTGAAGATGCCAAGATCGGCGGTAAGGCGGTAGTAGAGACGG comes from Geobacter sp. and encodes:
- a CDS encoding chemotaxis protein CheW encodes the protein MSIARITETVQYLTFKLDDETFAVDVAKVREILDFSTVTKVPQTPDFMRGVINLRGSVVPVVDMRLKFGMSETEKTVDTCIIVLEITLDNETAVVGALADSVQEVLELEPENIEPAPRIGTKLNTDFLVGMGKQNETFIMILNIDKVFTLDELSAVQEGVAA
- a CDS encoding HAMP domain-containing protein, whose translation is MLSNWWKNLRIGKKIFGGFGVQLLILALVGTVGIASIYKQLANFGSMNTVNQLIVELSQKETDHLAWANAVSASLISGKAESLKVQTDPHKCAFGEWYYGAGRQNAELSLPSIKQALTDIEEPHRKLHESAVAIKGLLERGAVAQAAALYHSETMPNLKLISEKLGSVKKDLTDFNAATRSKTEKQGRQAALLIVAISIAALLVGVIAMLATTRSIAKPVNACIVAANKIASGDTSVELDVSAQDETGMLQQAMTGMVTAINGLVNDTNMLSLAAMEGKLFTRADASRHQGGFRSIVEGVNGTIDRLVGLLDVMPAPAMIIDRDFTVQFMNKLGAEAGGKIQQQVVGTKCYDHFKTSDCKTNKCACQQALLTSQPASGETDAHPAPGVNLDIAYSGVPLKDQQGNVIGAFEVVTDLTAIRKASRVADKQARFQTEEVNKLLNNLELLASGDLNIHTGVAAEDDDTREIARNFTKINNAMGQNVSALRQITEAAKEVSQGNLQVELKMRSDQDELMHALFDMVAKLVEVVTNVKAASDNVASGSQMLSSTSEEMSQGASEQAAAAEEASSSMEQMSSNIRQNADNALQTEKIAVKSAEDAKIGGKAVVETVQAMKEIADKISIIEEIARQTNMLALNAAIEAARAGEHGKGFAVVASEVRKLAERSQNAAAEISELSASSVQVAERAGELLTKMVPDIQRTAELVQEISAASKEQDSGAEQINKAIQQLDQVIQQNASASEEMASTAEELASQAEQLQVAIGFFSVGDQGWAGSGPVQTGNKALSRAKNPQIAHYKKAPASQERRVPMKMAVSAEGFGIELKEGADKLDSEYEKY